A region from the Candidatus Cybelea sp. genome encodes:
- a CDS encoding prepilin peptidase, with translation MIALLCAVFFALLAYIAATCSAFVCAGVPPADDGPPAGKAPQLLLIGAAAVLGAVMAYLGAQPLQLGVAAIVVFALVACWCSDAACGIVPDVFTLGPLAALLFFAAAQRNWWMIVSAILLIIPFAAAAIFSRGYGMGWGDVKLVALSGAVLGAPLGAFAMAIACAIAVIAHRFGKTRNSPIAFAPYIAALTGVALPLGLTH, from the coding sequence GTGATCGCGCTGCTCTGCGCCGTCTTCTTCGCCCTGCTGGCGTATATCGCGGCGACCTGCAGCGCTTTCGTCTGCGCCGGCGTCCCTCCCGCGGATGACGGGCCGCCGGCCGGCAAAGCGCCTCAGCTTCTCCTGATTGGCGCGGCGGCCGTCCTCGGTGCCGTCATGGCGTACCTCGGAGCGCAGCCGCTGCAGCTCGGCGTTGCAGCGATTGTGGTGTTCGCGTTAGTCGCCTGCTGGTGCAGTGATGCGGCCTGCGGTATCGTACCCGATGTCTTTACCCTCGGCCCGTTAGCCGCTCTCCTTTTCTTTGCGGCGGCGCAGCGCAACTGGTGGATGATCGTCTCAGCTATCCTCCTCATCATTCCATTTGCCGCTGCGGCGATCTTCTCTCGTGGGTACGGCATGGGCTGGGGCGATGTGAAGCTCGTCGCACTAAGTGGGGCCGTCCTCGGGGCTCCGCTCGGAGCCTTCGCCATGGCGATCGCTTGTGCGATTGCCGTTATCGCCCACCGATTCGGAAAGACGCGCAACTCGCCCATAGCTTTTGCGCCGTATATTGCGGCTCTTACCGGGGTCGCGCTCCCGTTGGGCCTCACCCACTGA
- a CDS encoding DUF2142 domain-containing protein, producing the protein MSNARATTAALLAILVSGLVSAYWAFHVPIFQAPDEPAHFDYAISIYNAHRLVRLSDGKPGWIVSPYTNYLLRASDFERIAWHSSMRVPAGYGTQSFFSHLDSNAPNLHTPLAPTGEINYIVPTYPFGFYALEAVWMHTVALFTGSIVTVFFAARLLCVLLTMAALGFNYWTAIRLGLPRWASVALVAAIGLLPLTSFVSSYIQPDNLAYALVSAALFFAVTLRRNRSPVTLCGLALSLGFLAVTKYQFFLATAVPSLALVALSLRNGRRSGWLSALRVGAVLLPSLALLSVQRFYVDASSTRGVLLTPSHSDYLLNIAALGARPLFAYLAANTVGAFSECFNTGLCAATFWQVVGWFDTPIVIVSANVERIMRVIISLASIVTAILVAYLVARNFSRLLACAVRGHWRAALRAAAGDSVLNSYLLFVGLILVLYLMTNNSFAIEGRHWYPFIFASFLCFVWYAPRALGRRKTAIPTALAITLLAYSLLASGYAAASVSQRYYGPQTTGFVSEYPLGRVVPGSAGVLWSVVDARYHAVSETPFSYSPGTRLLASGGVFPSEGRFPTVTSVVLDQRVAIPVLSNQYHLRVGEAAHDFRNGYDAFYAFLSTRGLRDGPHLVTAYAQVPGRNAFQSIFPARVFFITENDGSLPPSIMRVLAKAPILGGEMAAAGVCKGTALLDRGDVSARPGAALLFAGRIDRAANLQPIAVWFLVNSRPVPGRLASGGGSFAGIVPTVDLAPGLYRVAAYAILKGAPRPVRIGGVARFRIVPGKPGAGLQPRAPAACSDPFGQLAQV; encoded by the coding sequence GTGAGTAACGCACGGGCTACGACGGCCGCCCTTTTGGCCATCCTCGTCAGCGGGCTCGTGAGCGCGTACTGGGCGTTTCACGTTCCCATATTTCAGGCACCGGACGAACCGGCGCACTTCGACTATGCGATCTCCATTTACAACGCACATCGTCTCGTGCGTCTAAGCGATGGCAAACCAGGTTGGATCGTGAGCCCTTATACAAATTATTTGCTGCGGGCTTCCGATTTCGAAAGGATCGCCTGGCACTCGTCGATGCGCGTTCCGGCGGGCTACGGCACTCAGAGCTTCTTCTCGCATCTCGATTCCAACGCGCCGAATCTGCATACGCCGCTCGCACCTACCGGCGAGATCAATTATATTGTTCCAACCTATCCATTCGGCTTTTACGCCCTTGAGGCCGTCTGGATGCACACCGTCGCGCTCTTCACGGGATCCATCGTTACCGTCTTTTTTGCTGCGCGTCTTCTTTGCGTTTTGCTCACGATGGCCGCGCTTGGTTTCAATTATTGGACCGCTATCAGGCTAGGACTCCCACGCTGGGCGAGCGTGGCGCTTGTCGCCGCAATCGGGCTTTTGCCATTGACTTCGTTTGTGTCGTCCTACATTCAGCCTGATAATCTAGCCTATGCGCTGGTTTCTGCGGCGCTCTTTTTTGCCGTGACGCTACGTCGCAATCGCTCGCCGGTAACACTGTGCGGACTCGCCCTCTCGCTCGGGTTTCTCGCCGTTACTAAATATCAGTTCTTTCTCGCCACCGCCGTTCCGAGCTTAGCGCTGGTAGCCCTATCGCTGCGAAATGGGCGCCGCTCCGGGTGGCTGAGCGCGCTACGCGTGGGCGCGGTGCTTTTGCCGTCGCTGGCCCTATTGAGCGTTCAGCGGTTCTACGTTGATGCTTCGTCTACGCGCGGCGTTCTTCTCACGCCGTCGCATAGTGACTACCTTCTCAACATCGCCGCTCTGGGCGCACGACCCTTATTCGCCTATTTGGCTGCTAATACGGTCGGCGCATTTTCAGAGTGCTTCAACACTGGGCTGTGTGCGGCTACCTTCTGGCAGGTCGTGGGCTGGTTCGACACGCCGATCGTCATCGTCAGCGCCAATGTCGAGCGCATCATGCGAGTGATAATTAGCCTGGCTAGCATCGTCACGGCGATCTTGGTCGCCTATCTGGTTGCACGGAATTTCTCCCGGCTTCTGGCTTGCGCGGTCCGCGGACATTGGAGGGCCGCACTACGTGCGGCCGCCGGCGACTCCGTATTAAACTCTTACCTGCTTTTCGTGGGCTTAATCCTCGTGCTGTATCTCATGACAAACAACTCGTTTGCGATCGAAGGGCGGCACTGGTACCCCTTTATATTCGCGTCGTTTCTTTGCTTCGTATGGTACGCACCGCGTGCTCTGGGCCGGAGAAAGACCGCGATCCCGACGGCACTTGCAATCACTTTGCTCGCCTACTCGTTGCTCGCGTCGGGGTACGCGGCAGCATCGGTGTCGCAGCGCTACTACGGCCCGCAAACCACAGGATTCGTTTCGGAGTATCCGCTGGGCCGAGTCGTGCCGGGCTCGGCCGGAGTGCTCTGGTCAGTGGTCGACGCACGGTATCACGCGGTTTCGGAGACTCCGTTCTCTTATTCTCCCGGGACGCGCTTGCTGGCAAGCGGCGGCGTCTTTCCGAGCGAGGGCCGCTTTCCTACGGTTACGTCCGTCGTGCTCGACCAACGCGTCGCCATCCCGGTACTGAGCAACCAATATCATCTCCGGGTGGGAGAAGCGGCGCATGATTTCCGCAACGGTTACGATGCATTTTATGCTTTTCTGAGCACGCGCGGCCTTCGGGACGGGCCCCACCTGGTCACCGCATATGCGCAGGTGCCGGGCCGCAATGCCTTCCAAAGCATCTTTCCCGCGCGGGTCTTCTTCATTACAGAGAACGATGGCAGCTTACCGCCATCTATTATGCGCGTGCTCGCGAAAGCTCCCATTCTCGGCGGAGAAATGGCGGCGGCGGGCGTCTGCAAAGGGACAGCACTGTTGGACCGAGGGGACGTGAGCGCTCGCCCCGGTGCCGCACTTTTGTTTGCCGGTCGCATAGATCGTGCCGCGAATCTGCAGCCGATCGCGGTTTGGTTCTTAGTGAACTCCCGACCGGTTCCGGGACGGCTGGCAAGTGGCGGCGGCTCCTTCGCTGGGATCGTTCCCACCGTGGACCTCGCGCCCGGCTTGTACCGCGTTGCGGCCTATGCCATTCTTAAGGGCGCACCTCGACCGGTTCGAATCGGCGGGGT